Proteins encoded together in one Blastocatellia bacterium window:
- a CDS encoding glycosyltransferase family 4 protein yields the protein MRIIILNQFFYPDHSATSQLMTDLAESLVEKGITVTAIAGRGRYDGGGKLAARGDYRGVRIARAWASGFGKRTVAGRLADYLSFYIGATWTLLRQPRHDIVMALTTPPLIGLVALLVARLRRMRLVALVQDVYPDIAVALGTLNANSLLTRALDRLNRFVLRKADRVIVLSECMRRHVVSKIGPEDETRIDVIHNWADGSIQPLGEDENPFRADHNLGDAFVIMFSGNWGRVNDFQTVLEAARLLRERRDILFLFVGNGGRAGELQSFCTRHRLDNVRTLAYQPREMLRFSLAAADVSLITLAPGLAGLSVPSKTYGIMAAARPILFVGDLSSEIASIINENGCGTVISSGESEKLARLIDAWSQDKTPLVQAGRRARMIFEKSFDRSHAVMAYIRSFEKCLSQSGSIVPRYEQSDAVRPKRSQGTPV from the coding sequence ATGCGCATCATCATTCTCAACCAGTTCTTCTACCCGGATCACTCGGCGACGAGCCAGTTGATGACTGATCTGGCCGAGAGCCTGGTTGAGAAGGGAATCACTGTAACCGCAATTGCCGGGCGGGGACGGTATGACGGCGGCGGAAAACTTGCGGCACGGGGAGATTACCGGGGCGTCAGAATTGCGCGGGCGTGGGCGAGTGGTTTTGGCAAGCGGACGGTTGCGGGAAGGCTCGCCGATTATCTTTCGTTTTACATTGGGGCGACCTGGACGCTCCTGCGCCAGCCGCGCCATGACATCGTGATGGCGCTGACGACGCCACCGCTTATCGGCTTAGTCGCCTTACTCGTTGCTCGCCTTCGACGAATGCGCTTGGTCGCGCTCGTGCAGGACGTCTATCCCGACATTGCGGTTGCGCTCGGAACCCTCAATGCGAACAGCTTGCTGACTCGCGCTCTTGACCGACTGAACCGGTTCGTCCTGCGCAAAGCGGACCGCGTCATCGTGTTAAGCGAGTGCATGCGCCGGCACGTCGTTTCTAAGATCGGGCCAGAGGATGAGACACGGATAGATGTCATTCACAACTGGGCGGATGGCTCTATTCAGCCTCTGGGCGAGGACGAAAACCCGTTCCGCGCGGATCACAACCTGGGCGATGCCTTCGTTATTATGTTTTCCGGAAACTGGGGGCGGGTGAATGACTTTCAAACCGTGCTCGAAGCCGCAAGGCTGCTGCGCGAGCGCCGCGACATCCTCTTCCTGTTTGTTGGTAATGGCGGCAGGGCGGGTGAATTGCAGTCCTTTTGCACTCGTCATCGTTTAGACAATGTTCGAACCCTGGCCTACCAGCCGCGTGAGATGCTGCGCTTCAGTCTTGCCGCCGCCGATGTATCGCTGATTACGCTGGCGCCGGGGCTTGCCGGCTTAAGCGTGCCAAGCAAGACTTACGGCATTATGGCCGCCGCCCGCCCCATTCTATTTGTTGGTGATTTGTCGAGTGAGATTGCCAGCATCATTAATGAAAACGGCTGCGGGACGGTTATCTCGTCGGGCGAAAGCGAGAAGCTGGCCCGCCTCATCGATGCATGGTCGCAAGACAAGACCCCGCTGGTTCAAGCAGGAAGGCGGGCGCGGATGATTTTTGAAAAATCCTTTGACCGTTCCCATGCCGTGATGGCGTATATCCGCAGCTTCGAGAAGTGCCTGTCGCAGTCGGGTTCTATTGTTCCGCGGTACGAGCAATCCGACGCCGTGCGCCCCAAGCGCTCTCAAGGCACGCCTGTGTAA
- a CDS encoding GDP-L-fucose synthase has translation MPGWLADKRIAVTGGAGFLGRRVVARLEAFGCKNVFIVRRDDYDLVRLEAVEQLYLDARPQVVIHLAAVVGGIGANRENPGRFFYENLMMGAQLIEGARLHGVKKFIQIGTVCSYPKFTPVPFQEADIWNGYPEETNAPYGIAKKALLVQLQAYREQYGLNGIYLLPVNLYGPGDQFDPAVSHVIPALIKKCVDAIRSGDSVIEIWGTGTPTREFLYVDDAAEGIVMAAERYDGREPVNLGSGKEISIRDLVHLIARETGFTGNIVWDRTKPDGQPRRALDTSRAAEAFGFRARTDFVEGLRQTIAWYRENHLSR, from the coding sequence ATGCCTGGCTGGTTGGCGGATAAACGCATCGCGGTCACCGGCGGCGCGGGGTTCCTGGGGCGTCGCGTTGTCGCGCGCCTTGAAGCCTTCGGCTGCAAGAATGTGTTCATCGTTCGCCGCGATGATTATGACCTGGTTCGCCTCGAAGCCGTCGAGCAACTCTACCTTGATGCCCGCCCGCAGGTTGTCATTCATCTCGCGGCGGTCGTCGGCGGCATCGGCGCCAACCGCGAAAACCCTGGGCGCTTCTTTTACGAGAACCTGATGATGGGCGCGCAGCTCATCGAAGGCGCGCGATTGCACGGCGTCAAGAAATTCATTCAGATCGGGACGGTTTGCAGTTATCCGAAATTCACGCCGGTGCCCTTTCAAGAAGCCGACATCTGGAACGGCTACCCGGAAGAGACCAACGCGCCTTACGGCATTGCCAAGAAAGCCCTGCTCGTGCAGCTGCAAGCCTACCGCGAGCAGTACGGCTTAAACGGCATCTACTTGCTGCCGGTCAATCTCTATGGGCCGGGCGATCAGTTCGACCCCGCGGTGTCGCACGTCATCCCGGCGTTGATCAAAAAGTGCGTTGACGCGATTCGTAGCGGCGATAGCGTGATTGAAATTTGGGGCACGGGCACCCCCACTCGCGAGTTCCTTTACGTAGACGATGCCGCCGAAGGCATCGTGATGGCCGCCGAGCGTTACGATGGCCGTGAGCCCGTGAACCTGGGCTCCGGTAAAGAGATCAGCATTCGCGATCTCGTGCATTTGATCGCCAGGGAGACCGGCTTTACCGGCAACATTGTTTGGGATCGAACAAAGCCTGACGGCCAGCCACGCCGCGCGCTTGATACGAGTCGTGCCGCCGAAGCCTTCGGTTTTCGCGCCCGCACCGATTTTGTCGAAGGACTGCGCCAAACCATTGCCTGGTATCGCGAGAATCATTTGAGCCGATAG
- the gmd gene encoding GDP-mannose 4,6-dehydratase, with product MPKRALITGITGQDGSYLTELLLEKGYEVYGIIRRSSSFNTDRIDHLYADPHEPQTRLRLVYGDLNDSSSLNTVLRQVRPDEIYNLGAMSHVRVSFDVPEYTGEITGLGTVRLLEAIRETGLQPKFYQASSSELFGKVVEVPQTEKTPFYPRSPYGCAKAYAYYITVNYRESYGLFACNGVLFNHESERRGETFVTRKITRAATRIKMGLQQKLYLGNLDARRDWGYARDFVEAMYLMMQAPEPDDYVIATGETHSIREFLDEAFGLLDLDWQAHVEIDPRYYRPAEVDLLQGDASKARHKLGWEPTVTFKELVKRMVDHDLGLAKRERMIAEQEGRELDAKRWGAF from the coding sequence ATGCCTAAACGCGCATTGATTACCGGCATCACCGGGCAGGACGGCTCGTATCTGACCGAGCTGTTGCTGGAAAAAGGCTACGAAGTCTATGGCATCATCCGCCGCTCTTCGTCGTTCAATACCGACCGCATCGATCACCTCTACGCAGACCCGCACGAGCCGCAGACCCGTTTGCGCCTAGTCTATGGCGACCTGAACGATTCCAGCTCGCTCAACACCGTCTTGCGACAGGTGCGGCCCGACGAGATTTATAACCTCGGCGCGATGTCGCACGTGCGCGTCAGCTTTGACGTGCCGGAATACACCGGCGAGATCACCGGCCTCGGAACTGTTCGTTTGCTCGAAGCCATTCGCGAGACCGGCCTGCAACCGAAGTTCTATCAGGCGTCGTCGTCCGAGCTGTTCGGCAAGGTGGTCGAAGTGCCGCAGACGGAAAAGACGCCATTTTATCCTCGCTCGCCTTATGGCTGCGCCAAGGCGTATGCCTATTACATCACGGTCAACTACCGCGAGTCGTATGGGCTGTTCGCCTGCAACGGCGTATTGTTCAACCACGAATCGGAGCGGCGCGGCGAGACCTTCGTGACCCGCAAGATCACCCGCGCCGCCACACGCATCAAGATGGGCTTGCAGCAGAAGCTTTATCTCGGCAACCTCGACGCGCGCCGCGACTGGGGATATGCCAGGGATTTCGTTGAAGCGATGTATTTAATGATGCAGGCCCCGGAGCCAGACGATTACGTGATTGCCACCGGTGAGACGCATTCGATCCGCGAGTTTTTAGACGAAGCCTTCGGACTACTCGACCTTGATTGGCAGGCGCACGTCGAGATTGACCCGCGCTATTATCGCCCCGCCGAAGTTGATCTGCTGCAAGGCGACGCGAGCAAAGCGCGCCACAAACTTGGCTGGGAGCCGACGGTGACGTTTAAAGAATTGGTCAAGCGGATGGTCGATCACGACCTGGGACTTGCGAAACGCGAGCGAATGATCGCCGAGCAAGAGGGCAGGGAGCTCGATGCCAAACGCTGGGGAGCGTTCTAA
- a CDS encoding carbamoyltransferase C-terminal domain-containing protein, producing MIILGINAYHGDAAAAIVRDGQLVAAAEEERFNRHKHCAGFPAEAIRYCLKDAGVEISDVDHIGISRDPSAHLHKKILFAATRAAKNLTSFDRAKTPSAATKTRGLFNAVAERLANTAKVRDLRDDLARQLGVARAALRAEFHNVEHHHAHLASAFFVSPFERAALLSIDGFGDFISTMWGVGDGNAIDVLGQVEYPHSTGIVYTATTQFLGFPHYGDEGKVMGLAPYGRPRYMEAFRDIIRTEEGGRFTLNLDYFRHHAEGVDMTWDDGSPTIGRIFSDEYAKCFGPPREPGAALTEREQDIATSLQLRLEEVGFHILNHLYETTGLTDLGLAGGVAYNSVMNGKILLNTPFRRVYVQPAAGDSGTAIGVCYQIYNGKLGGQRMEVMEGAYTGPEFSDQEIRAELERAGLRYESFDDREVTRRAARDIADGAVMGWFQGRMEFGPRALGNRSIVVDPRRADMKEILNERIKKREPFRPFAPSILEECVGDYFEQTHPAPTMLMVYQIKPERRAEIPAVTHVDGSGRLQTVSRAVNPRYYQLIADFRELTGIPVVLNTSFNENEPIVCTPRHAIDCFLKTRMDVLYLGNHAVRRA from the coding sequence ATGATCATACTTGGCATCAATGCCTATCACGGCGATGCGGCAGCGGCCATCGTCCGCGACGGCCAGTTAGTCGCCGCCGCTGAAGAAGAGCGCTTCAACCGGCACAAGCACTGTGCAGGCTTTCCTGCGGAAGCGATTCGCTATTGCCTGAAGGATGCCGGTGTCGAGATCAGCGACGTAGACCACATCGGCATTTCGCGCGACCCATCGGCTCACCTGCACAAAAAGATTCTCTTTGCCGCGACCCGCGCCGCAAAGAACCTGACTTCATTTGACCGGGCGAAAACGCCGTCTGCTGCTACAAAGACACGCGGCCTGTTTAACGCCGTCGCCGAGCGCCTGGCGAATACCGCCAAAGTCCGCGACCTACGGGACGATCTCGCCCGCCAGCTCGGCGTCGCCCGCGCCGCTTTGCGCGCAGAGTTTCATAACGTCGAGCATCACCATGCTCATCTGGCCAGCGCCTTCTTCGTGTCGCCGTTCGAGCGCGCCGCCTTGCTGTCGATTGATGGCTTCGGTGATTTCATCTCGACGATGTGGGGCGTAGGTGACGGCAATGCCATTGACGTGTTAGGCCAGGTCGAGTATCCGCATTCGACCGGCATCGTCTACACCGCGACGACACAATTTCTCGGCTTCCCGCATTATGGCGACGAAGGCAAAGTCATGGGGCTTGCGCCTTACGGCAGGCCGCGCTACATGGAAGCATTCCGCGACATCATCCGCACTGAAGAAGGCGGACGCTTCACGCTCAACCTCGATTACTTTCGCCACCACGCCGAAGGCGTTGACATGACCTGGGACGACGGCTCGCCAACCATCGGGCGTATTTTCTCTGACGAATATGCCAAATGCTTTGGGCCGCCGCGTGAGCCGGGCGCAGCACTCACAGAGCGCGAGCAGGACATTGCTACAAGTCTGCAACTGCGCCTCGAAGAGGTCGGCTTTCATATTCTGAATCACCTTTATGAAACGACCGGACTGACCGATCTGGGACTTGCTGGAGGCGTCGCTTATAACTCGGTGATGAACGGCAAGATTCTGTTGAATACGCCCTTCCGCCGCGTCTACGTACAGCCCGCCGCCGGCGACAGCGGCACGGCCATCGGCGTCTGTTATCAAATCTACAACGGCAAGCTCGGCGGCCAGCGCATGGAGGTTATGGAAGGCGCTTATACCGGCCCAGAGTTCAGCGACCAGGAAATCCGCGCCGAGCTTGAGCGGGCGGGCTTGCGCTATGAGAGCTTTGATGACCGCGAAGTGACGCGCCGCGCCGCCCGCGACATTGCCGATGGCGCGGTGATGGGCTGGTTTCAGGGGCGTATGGAGTTCGGGCCGCGGGCTTTGGGCAACCGCTCGATTGTCGTTGACCCGCGCCGCGCTGATATGAAAGAAATACTGAACGAGCGCATCAAGAAGCGCGAGCCATTCCGTCCGTTCGCGCCCTCAATTCTTGAAGAGTGTGTCGGCGATTACTTTGAGCAGACCCACCCGGCACCGACTATGTTGATGGTTTATCAGATCAAGCCGGAGCGCCGTGCAGAAATTCCCGCGGTCACGCATGTGGACGGCTCGGGCAGATTGCAGACCGTCTCTCGCGCTGTCAATCCCCGTTACTATCAACTCATCGCCGACTTTCGCGAGCTGACCGGCATACCTGTGGTGCTCAATACTTCGTTCAACGAAAACGAGCCGATTGTCTGCACGCCACGTCACGCGATTGATTGTTTCTTGAAGACGCGCATGGACGTGCTTTACCTCGGCAATCACGCCGTCAGGCGTGCATAG
- a CDS encoding glycosyltransferase — MIFVTVGNATQQFARLLQAVDELSGSGFFKSQKVLVQTGHNAYILLRHCEQQAFLGLDEFERHIQDAEMIICHGGCGTLLYAARSGKTPVVMPRRKKYGEHVNDHQLQLVNELASQGRVVPAYEAEDLPGAIVEARERNAHSPALPPPPMINLVAQAINQLLGLQ, encoded by the coding sequence GTGATTTTTGTCACCGTCGGCAACGCGACACAACAGTTTGCCCGTTTGTTGCAGGCTGTCGATGAGCTTTCAGGAAGCGGCTTTTTCAAATCGCAAAAGGTACTCGTGCAGACCGGGCATAACGCATACATTCTGCTCCGCCACTGTGAGCAGCAAGCCTTTCTCGGCTTGGACGAGTTTGAGCGGCACATTCAGGACGCGGAAATGATCATCTGTCACGGCGGCTGCGGCACCCTGCTCTATGCCGCAAGGTCCGGGAAAACCCCGGTGGTCATGCCGCGCCGGAAAAAGTATGGCGAGCATGTCAACGATCACCAGTTGCAACTGGTAAACGAGCTGGCTTCACAAGGCAGGGTTGTGCCGGCTTATGAAGCAGAAGACCTGCCCGGCGCCATTGTCGAAGCCAGGGAGCGCAATGCCCATTCGCCCGCATTGCCGCCGCCGCCAATGATTAATCTGGTCGCCCAGGCGATTAACCAGTTGTTAGGACTCCAGTGA
- the pssD gene encoding PssD/Cps14F family polysaccharide biosynthesis glycosyltransferase: MRICLVSSCGGHLTEIRAMRAAYEAHDHFYVLNDQMQLPADMQKRTYFIRHSERDWLFFVNLWEAYRIIRQERPDLILSTGAGPAVPFALVGKLFRIPNIFVEISAQVTEPSLTGRIMYHLADRFFYQWRSLEAHFPRATYGGPLL; encoded by the coding sequence ATGAGAATCTGTCTGGTCTCTTCCTGTGGCGGGCATTTGACTGAAATCCGCGCCATGAGGGCCGCCTACGAAGCGCACGACCATTTCTATGTGCTGAATGATCAAATGCAGTTGCCGGCAGACATGCAGAAGAGAACCTATTTCATCCGCCATTCCGAGCGCGACTGGCTCTTCTTCGTCAATCTTTGGGAAGCCTACCGAATCATTCGCCAGGAGCGGCCCGATTTAATCCTCAGCACAGGCGCTGGGCCGGCTGTGCCGTTTGCCCTCGTCGGCAAACTCTTTCGCATCCCGAATATCTTCGTAGAGATTTCTGCGCAGGTCACCGAGCCCTCTTTAACCGGGCGCATCATGTACCACCTCGCCGACCGCTTTTTCTACCAGTGGCGGTCGCTGGAGGCGCATTTCCCGAGAGCGACTTATGGGGGGCCTCTGCTGTGA
- a CDS encoding glycosyltransferase: MNILHVTPSFHPAYVYGGPTRSVYELCRSLNRAGCQVRVLTTDANGPDAVLNIDTTRESDLAGFRVRYCHRIKDVSVSPTLLRLLPEYIRWADVVHLSAVYSFPTIPTLLACRVLRKPVVWSPRGMLQRWEGTTRLALKAIWERVCRVVAPPKLVLHVTSEEEREESLPRLPTVKIEVIPNGIEVFDRIAAVNGHKILRILFLGRLHPQKGIENLLEAYRRIDGCIAMPLSLTIAGAGDLKYTNHLKEEIRQSGLSEKVRMTGAVLGAEKAETLRNTDVVIVPSYKENFAMVVAEALAYGVPVIASTGTPWKRLPEIGCGLWVDNQPESLAQAIRDISRMPLREMGLRGREWMQKEFAGDIIARKMMAVYQSLIERPAPNPTI, translated from the coding sequence ATGAACATCCTGCACGTTACTCCCTCATTTCATCCTGCGTACGTCTATGGCGGGCCGACCCGCTCGGTCTATGAATTGTGTCGCAGCCTCAATCGCGCCGGTTGCCAGGTGCGCGTGCTGACGACGGATGCCAATGGTCCCGATGCGGTATTAAATATCGATACCACACGGGAGAGCGACCTCGCCGGGTTTCGCGTCCGCTACTGTCATCGGATCAAAGACGTTTCTGTCTCGCCAACGCTTTTACGTTTGCTGCCGGAATATATTCGCTGGGCGGATGTCGTGCACCTTAGCGCCGTCTACTCGTTTCCCACCATCCCGACTTTGTTAGCCTGTCGGGTGTTACGCAAGCCGGTTGTATGGTCGCCGCGCGGGATGTTACAACGATGGGAAGGCACCACGCGTCTGGCATTGAAAGCGATCTGGGAGCGGGTTTGCCGCGTAGTCGCTCCGCCCAAACTAGTGTTGCATGTCACTTCAGAAGAAGAGCGGGAAGAAAGCCTGCCCAGATTGCCGACTGTTAAGATAGAGGTCATCCCGAACGGCATAGAAGTATTCGATAGAATCGCCGCAGTCAATGGCCATAAGATTTTGCGGATTCTTTTCCTGGGCCGCCTGCATCCTCAGAAAGGCATCGAAAATCTACTTGAGGCTTATCGACGCATAGACGGTTGCATCGCGATGCCGCTGTCGCTCACCATCGCTGGCGCCGGCGACCTCAAGTACACGAATCATCTGAAGGAAGAAATCAGGCAGTCAGGACTGTCGGAAAAAGTTCGGATGACCGGCGCCGTCTTAGGCGCAGAGAAAGCGGAGACTCTTAGGAACACCGATGTAGTGATTGTGCCATCATATAAAGAAAACTTCGCGATGGTCGTCGCCGAAGCTCTGGCATATGGGGTTCCGGTCATCGCCAGCACCGGCACACCCTGGAAACGGCTTCCAGAAATAGGCTGCGGCCTTTGGGTGGATAACCAGCCGGAAAGCCTCGCGCAAGCCATTCGAGACATCAGCCGCATGCCATTGCGGGAGATGGGACTCAGGGGCCGCGAGTGGATGCAGAAAGAGTTTGCCGGTGACATCATCGCCAGAAAAATGATGGCGGTTTATCAATCGTTGATCGAGCGACCGGCACCCAACCCGACCATATGA
- the asnB gene encoding asparagine synthase (glutamine-hydrolyzing) has translation MCGIAGIQLTASFFSDGGGPFKQGESKLQKVMDQMLMHVQHRGPDDRGVVIYRNPEAAISFGHTRLSIIDLSPSGHQPMCSDNQRYSLTYNGEIYNYKDIRQELNLKAETWRSHTDTEVLLRAYERWGVGCLQRLRGMFAFGIWDNQQQQLILARDLFGIKPLYYYATPEVFVFASEVRSLLAAGLTPKKLSLEGVTSYLQCGSVESPLTIVEGVRSLQPGHYLTVKLEEGRLQIDEVGYAPELFESALNTQVSDRWEAIDVLRARLEESVRLHLVSDVPLAAFLSGGIDSSAIIALMSRVAQERPKTFSVVFAEEEYDESSYAHIIAKQFRTDHHEVFLSEKDLLSTLPGALSAMDQPTIDGVNSYVISQAVKQAGITVALSGLGGDELFAGYPSFHRMRRLQKLKVIPQPFRKAAARMGQAVMGASVHHRKAWDLLANDATAKSSYTISRRLFSDEEILALLGKARSQSQPRGVAASLGEVDLSDPLNAISRYELQGYMANTLLRDTDQMSMAHSLEVRVPFVDSVVTPFVLGLPGKWKMDGPRPKPLLLDVLGGVLPEKIWRRPKMGFTLPFDRWLRSSLEPELDSILAQNGRLDHVGISEFASEIWQIFKRNPQRERWSRSWALYVLNRWCEINEVGL, from the coding sequence ATGTGTGGAATTGCAGGCATTCAGCTAACGGCGAGCTTCTTTAGTGATGGGGGCGGGCCGTTCAAGCAAGGAGAAAGCAAATTACAAAAAGTAATGGATCAGATGCTGATGCATGTTCAGCATCGCGGTCCCGATGATCGCGGAGTGGTTATCTACCGCAACCCTGAGGCGGCTATCTCTTTCGGGCATACGCGGCTGTCTATCATTGACCTCTCCCCGTCCGGACATCAGCCAATGTGCAGCGATAATCAAAGATACTCACTGACCTATAACGGCGAGATTTATAACTACAAAGATATCCGCCAGGAATTAAACCTCAAAGCCGAAACATGGCGCTCTCATACAGACACCGAAGTGCTGCTGCGCGCCTACGAACGTTGGGGAGTTGGTTGTCTACAGAGACTCAGAGGGATGTTTGCCTTTGGCATCTGGGATAATCAGCAACAACAACTCATCCTGGCGCGCGATCTTTTCGGCATCAAGCCGTTATATTATTATGCGACACCAGAGGTTTTCGTGTTCGCCTCTGAAGTCCGCAGCCTGTTGGCCGCCGGCCTGACCCCCAAAAAACTGAGTCTTGAAGGTGTTACCTCTTATCTCCAGTGCGGCTCTGTGGAATCGCCCCTGACGATTGTTGAAGGTGTACGGTCTCTGCAACCCGGCCATTACTTAACGGTCAAGCTTGAAGAAGGCAGGTTGCAGATTGACGAAGTTGGATATGCGCCTGAGCTATTTGAATCGGCTTTGAATACACAAGTATCAGATCGCTGGGAAGCGATAGATGTTCTCAGGGCCCGGCTTGAAGAATCCGTCCGGCTCCACCTGGTTAGCGATGTTCCACTGGCGGCTTTTCTGTCGGGCGGCATCGATTCGAGCGCCATCATTGCCCTGATGAGCCGCGTGGCCCAAGAGCGCCCGAAAACTTTTTCCGTCGTCTTTGCTGAAGAGGAATACGACGAATCTTCTTATGCGCACATCATCGCCAAACAATTCAGGACAGATCATCATGAAGTCTTCTTATCTGAGAAAGACCTTTTGAGTACGTTGCCCGGCGCATTGTCGGCAATGGATCAGCCGACCATTGACGGGGTCAATTCATACGTGATTTCCCAGGCGGTCAAACAGGCCGGCATCACTGTGGCGCTATCCGGGCTGGGGGGGGATGAGTTGTTTGCGGGTTATCCGAGCTTTCATCGGATGCGGCGGTTGCAAAAGCTCAAGGTGATCCCACAGCCGTTTAGAAAGGCGGCGGCGCGCATGGGACAGGCGGTGATGGGCGCCTCCGTCCATCACCGGAAGGCATGGGATTTGTTAGCTAACGATGCAACCGCTAAGAGCAGCTACACGATTTCCCGGCGGCTGTTTTCCGATGAAGAAATTCTCGCCTTGCTGGGCAAAGCGAGAAGCCAGAGCCAGCCGCGAGGAGTCGCTGCATCGCTTGGCGAAGTTGATCTCTCTGATCCGTTAAATGCGATTTCGCGTTATGAGCTGCAAGGCTATATGGCGAACACGCTGCTGCGCGATACGGATCAAATGAGTATGGCGCATTCATTAGAAGTTCGCGTTCCTTTTGTGGATTCGGTGGTCACGCCGTTTGTCCTGGGATTGCCGGGCAAATGGAAGATGGATGGCCCGCGCCCTAAACCGTTGCTTCTGGATGTGCTCGGAGGCGTGTTGCCCGAGAAAATCTGGCGAAGGCCGAAGATGGGATTTACTTTGCCGTTTGACCGGTGGCTGCGTTCATCTCTGGAGCCTGAATTGGACTCCATTCTTGCCCAGAATGGCAGGCTAGATCATGTGGGCATCAGCGAGTTTGCCAGTGAGATATGGCAGATATTCAAGCGCAATCCTCAACGCGAGCGCTGGTCACGATCCTGGGCGCTTTACGTTCTCAATAGATGGTGCGAGATCAACGAAGTGGGCTTATGA
- a CDS encoding glycosyltransferase family 9 protein translates to MVGKSGVAVPQPGTAEFGLPLSDKERSRIDLLWSERGIPDSALAIGIAPGSKMPAKRWPLEHFIEVGRWILDNYQESRLMILGGSEDHAQGQALQQALGERVVNLAGELSVLESAEALRRCRIYVGNDTGTMHLAAAAGIACVAIFSARDHPGRWDPYGSKHIVLRTEPACAGCLLEVCIEQNMRCLKEISAGRVIDAIQSLIFAPQ, encoded by the coding sequence GTGGTCGGCAAATCCGGGGTCGCTGTGCCGCAGCCGGGGACCGCGGAGTTTGGATTGCCACTCTCTGATAAAGAACGCTCTCGCATCGATTTGCTCTGGAGCGAAAGAGGGATTCCCGATAGCGCCCTGGCCATCGGTATTGCGCCAGGGTCAAAGATGCCGGCGAAACGCTGGCCCCTGGAACACTTTATCGAAGTCGGCAGGTGGATTCTTGATAATTATCAGGAATCCCGGCTGATGATTCTCGGCGGCTCTGAAGACCATGCTCAAGGCCAAGCCCTTCAGCAAGCCCTCGGCGAAAGGGTAGTGAATCTTGCCGGTGAGTTGAGCGTGCTGGAATCCGCGGAAGCCTTGCGCCGATGTCGTATTTATGTTGGAAACGATACGGGAACCATGCATTTAGCCGCGGCGGCGGGAATCGCCTGCGTCGCTATCTTTTCGGCCCGCGACCATCCTGGCCGCTGGGACCCATATGGCTCAAAACATATCGTGCTGCGTACCGAACCAGCCTGCGCCGGCTGTCTGCTGGAAGTCTGCATCGAGCAGAATATGAGATGTTTGAAAGAGATTAGTGCAGGCAGGGTGATAGACGCCATCCAGAGCCTCATCTTTGCCCCGCAGTGA